A stretch of DNA from Mauremys mutica isolate MM-2020 ecotype Southern chromosome 25, ASM2049712v1, whole genome shotgun sequence:
GGCAATGGAGGAGGCATTCAGCCCTGCGGGCTGCACAGCAATAGAGCGAGGGAACAGGAAGAATATGATGAGAGATGACATCAGCAGGCAAATCGTCACGGCAAGGGATACATAGAGCTTCCTGCAAGACAGCATCAAAGGACCGTAACGCGCCTGGCCCAGCCCTGTCTCTGCAGGGTCGGACAAGCACAGGGTGGAGTGAGCGCCAGCCAGACACAGTCAGCACCAAGATATGAGGGCCTGCAAAGGGACTGTGTAGTATCTAGTGGCAGCACGCTCACCTTGGGGCCAGGAGGGGTGGGTTTCAGACCCAGAAACATGCTGCTTGTCACTGCTAGAAGTAAGCAGTCCCACGTGGCCCTTTTCAAACAGAACTAGCCCAGACTCCCAGCCCACAGTTCCTCCTGCATCAAGCAGTGCTAGTACAGCCCCCTGCCAACACAGAGCAGATGCCCTGCAGGCATCAAACCCACTGCAGCTCGGGGCCCAATGAGCAACAAAGCTTTTAAATGAACCTCTGCAAACAGATTCCTCCTGTAATGCTGCGCCCCCCCCTAGTTGCACCCATTTAAATGCAGCCAGAGCATTAAAAGAACAGGGGAGAAACAGGACTTTACGTTCGTCTGGGCTTCAGCCTCTGGTCACCGTATGGAATCAGAGCCACCAACTGCttctcctgctctgaaagacaGATGATAAGAGGCGCAGGTCAGAAGAGATGCAGCGCACTGGGTGCAGTAGCGAACAGGGCACACCAGGCTGCAGAGCACCCAACTAcaggttaagtatcagaggggtagccgtgttagtctggttctgtagaagcagcaaagaatcctgtggcaccttatagactaacagacgttttgcagcatgagctttcgtgggtgaatacccacttcttcggatgcaagtggtggaaatttcctggggcaggtatatataagcaagcaagaagcaagctagagataacgaggttagatcaatcagggtggatgaggccctgttctagcagttgaggtgtgaaaaccaagggaggagaaactggttctgtaattggcaagccattcacagtctttgtttagtcctgagctgatggtgtcaaatttgcagatgaactacAGGTTAGGGTCTATCAGCATTCTCCTTACAAATGCTGCCCCATTCAGAGGGATGCAGGGGTCTAACTCAAATAACCCTTGTTGGCTTCGGCTAAGCATAGAGACAGACTGAGCTTTGCTAACTTAGGGCTGCACAGATACCTTCCAACAGCCCCAGGTCTTGCACTGATTAATGCAAGATGGAGCCAATTGCAGGCTCTCTCTTTAGTACAGAGATGGAGACTGCAGGTCACAGCATGCAATACTCCATCATGACTGGTGTTCCATAGGGCGCACAGCTGAGTGAGAAGCAACAAGCAGAGGACTGTTTGGTGAAGTGCCTGGAAAGGGTGGAAACCACTGACCAAGCACACACAAGAACCACCTACCCCTGGGGATCCTTCCTGTTCCCTGGCACGTTGGGCAGTTGATGTAGCCTCGACTCACAGTGCCCACACAGGGCATGCAGGATGCGGCAGAGTCTCCTCCATTGATAGTGCCATAATTGGTGACTTCATCCTCACCAGCCGATTTCCTGCGCAGAATCGATTTCCCGCCCCTCTCCTTCTGGTCAGAGACCTTCCAGAACTGGGAGAACGTTTCGCCCATAGTTGAAAGAGAATTTTTCCACTAGATCCAAAACCAAAAACATTCCAGAAAAAAAAGTCTCTTTATTGATCGGTCCTGCTAACTCTTGTGTTTTTAATAGCAAATATTACACTAGTGGAGTACTTCCTAAAACCCCACCTCCTGGAGTCATGAGAATgtgtcagaatctcagctttcaatttaaaaaaaataaaagtacgtTTTTTCTAGCCCTAATGGTTACAGGGAAAAACTTGAGCATGAGCTAATGGCTATAAaaacagaaggtaaataaaaagaacccaatgtGTTTTGGTTTTTCCAATCATTAATTttgggggtctgactcatgattttttgaatTCTAGGGGGTGGCAACACTGCAAAAATCTACAAGTAACAATTCTGAGGTTCTTTTCATATGGCAGATCACTCATCCGATTGGCAGCAAGAATactgtgcgcgcacacacatgtATGCGCTCACTTTTGAATGCATCAACCCCTCACCAAACTTAACCTTACTAAACAGATGCCTAATTAAAATCAGATCAGTGTTTGTCTCTCCTCTTTAGTTTAAACCAAAATGACTTCTCAGATCTTCTTCCTGGCTCACTGCAGCCCCTTGCAATCAGAAACTCGTGAATCAGCTGTCGCAATGAGCCCACAGCCAAGGCTTATTATTAGAGAGAGTTTGcaacaaaagaagaaaaatagcaGAAGTGAAAGAACAATATTCTACCACCAAACCATCTGAATGCAGCTTCCTCTATGATGTCACCTGCCAGCAGGAAGGAGTGAGGACTGCTCCCTAGTCTAGGCAGCCTTGCTTTAACGACTGGGAGACAGGCTGCTTCTCAACAGAAAGGGCCTAAAGGAAGACTAACTGCACTCACCCAGAAGGTTGAGAGGCTGGATGTAAAGAACCACTCTTGATTCTTGCTTGAAACGCGCTTGGGGATGTGGGGCGCAACACCCATGGACACATCCAGACCTCTCCTTTAGTCCCCAGACCTCAGAGACCACTGCTACTGAGAGCTCAGCATCAGAGTCTCAGCAAACTCCGAAAGCGCTTATATTTATCAGATGGAGGCAAGTAGTGATATTCCTGGTGACAAAGGAACCCTCTGGACTTGATTAAAGTAAGGAAGTAAGATAATCAACAGTGCTGCAATGGTTTGATCACAAGGGGATCTTCCCACAGCAGCTCCCTGAGACCCCATTTGCTGAGATACTGCATCCACTGAGCATCCAACCCTTTTGCAATCCTGCAGTTTGGAAGGTTACAGGTGAGAACATGGGCCCTGAGGCTGGAAAGATTCCAGTGACACTGCGATTTTTGATCCCAGGCTTTTCTGCTAAGGACCCATCCCCTAGCGCTGCAGCTTCCTTTGGAGAGctaggcagtggttctcaaacttcattgcaccatgacccccttctgacaacaaaaattactacgtgactccaggtgggagggggccagagcctgagcccccccaccctgggctgagttggggggcagagccctgctgccccaggctcaagCCCtccagcttcagcttcagccccaagcGATGGGGCCCAGTGAGTGTAATGCTGGCCCTAGTGTCGcaacccatagtttgagaaccgctgagctAGCGGCTTCAAAGATTCCTCTAGCCAGTTCGGTCTCAGCCTCTTACCCTTGCAAATTTCCCCGTATTAATACTTGTGCTTTGTTTTCCTGTCCCAGGAGTAAAAAATGAGGAGGAGTGATTAAAGAGGTGGTTTTTAATCAACTAGGACAAAAGACTACAGGGGCTGGGAGACCCCTGCTGATGTCAAGGGAAAGCCAAGCATAAGATTAACCCTTTCCTTTGCTGATTTGCAAAACATTAGAACAGCACTCTTAGCTGTGACTTTCATTCCCAGTATAAAATCGCTCTTACATGCTTAACCCCCGAGGGAGAGGGCTTAGGCTGATGTGGTTTGCAAGATACAAAAAGATGGCCTAATAATGTATGTAGATAATCTGGGCACTGGGAAGAAGCTGCACTGACTGTgtaactattattatttatacagcaccgtgtgtgtgcacagcacttcACAGACAAGAAAAGAGCAACTCCTTGATCAAAGAACAAAACACATTTGAAGGATGGTGCTGGAAGCTGATAAACGAGTATCATTTCAAAAGGCCCAAAGGACTGACAGCTTGCTGCCTATTACAACAGGCAAGTGCATCACTAGTGATGCTGCCTGCAAATACTAGGCCAGAGGGGCAAGAAGGCTTTGCTTGTTAAAAGCAGCAACCTGAGCTGGAgttagtgaaggcagctataaaaaataaTCAACGGCAGAAAGAGGAAGCTGATGGTAATGTATATAAATTAGAACTAAGGAACTGTAGACAATCAATAAGGGaagcacaaggagaaatctatggccagcagagttgaGGATAGTaagaagttttttaaaatatattagcaaaaagaatcctgacaatggtattggtccattgctAGATGGAAACAGTAAAACTATCAATAACAccacagaaaaggcagaagtgttggataaatatttctgttctgtatttgggggtgggaggggaacaaaTGGTGCAGTCTCTTCCTAGAATGATAACATATATTACTGGAATGAAAagtctctggaggatgttaaacagaatcTAAAATCAgggatttttaaatcagcaggtccagatgaCTTacacccaagagttttaaaagagctgctgAGGCACTCTCTGGACTGTTAAtgatgattttcagtaagtcttggggcaccagggaagttccagaagactggaagaaagctaatgtgacaattttaaaaaacaataaatggGATGACTTGGCTAATTACAGGCATGTCAATCTCACAtggatcctgggcaagataatggagctgctgatatgggactcaattaataaagatttAAAGGAGGTAATGAATTAATGCCAGTCACTATGGGGTttagaaaatagatcctgtcaaactaacttggtatCTTTTTTTGACAAGATGACAAGTTTGGTAAataaaggtaacagtgttgaCATAGTATTCTTAGACTCCTGCAAGGTGTTTGGCTTGgtatcacatgacattttgattttaaaaaatctaacaACATAAAATTAACACAGCACACATCACacggattaaaaactggttaactgatagaTTTCAAAATGTGAATGTAAACAGGGGatcatcatcaagcaggtgtTTCCCATGGGGTCCTACAGAGATTGATTTTCTGCCCTAAGCTATTTAAcagttttatcaatgacctggaagaaaacataaaataatcactgatTACGTTACTTAccaaaaattgggagagtggtaaataatgaagtggGTAAGTCACTGATTTAGCTCGCTTGGCCAACTGGGTgaaagcaaacaatgtgttttaatacagataAATGGAAATGTATCCATCTGGaaacaaagaacgtaggccatactAACAGGATGGGGGACTAGATGCTGGAAAGCAgtaactgaaaaatatttggggaGGCATCATGctggactgctgctggaatactgtgtccaggtctgatgcccacaattcaaggacaccgataaactggagagggttcagagaagagccacgagaataaTTAAAAGACTAGAAATGCTGCCTTACAATGACACACTCAAGCAGCTCATtattcagtttaacaaagagaataatagaatatcagggttggaagggacctcagaaggtcatctagtccaaaaggttaaggggtgacttgattacagtctagaaGAACTTACacaggaacagaaatttgataaggggctcttcaatctagcagacaaaggtttaacatgatccaatggctggaagttgaagctagacaaattcagcctggaaataagggGTGTGTtattaacagtgaggataattcaccactggaacaatttaccaaaggttggggtggattctccatcactgacaatttttaattagagactggatgtttttctagaagatctgctctaggaattattgtggggcaggtctctggcctgtgttattcaggagatCAGACCAGATGGTCActgtgttcccttctggccttggaatctatagaTTACTGGCCTCCAGCAGGTAGAGCAGAAGCCCCATAGGAGGCAACACTGCTTCCCCAAGAGGGAAACTGTGTGGGGGTTTGGGAACTTCTGCCCCGATTTCTGTTCAGTTCTCTCAGTCACATGGGGTTTCTTTGGGATGGACAGCAAAGGGGTTTGAACTACAGGCTGGTCTGGCAGGGATGACACAGCTTTAGACGTCCAAGGGTGCCATTCACACCTCTGCAGTGCCTACTAAACACACTGCCATTCGCTTGCCTGGTTAGTATTGAACAGCTGCCTCTCCATTTGCAATAGTACAGTCCTGTAGGTCACCCCAGTACCTGTGCCATTCGCTCCTCTGTTCCACTGTGGTGTTTGTGAGCTTGTACAAGTGGCTAGGAAGGAGCAGAAACCCCTTTCACAGGGGCctagggggtggagggggcttgCATGAGATTTTTCAAGCTCAGCCCTTTTATTCGTGACATGTTTCTTGCTGACAGGGCTCATCAGTTTCCTGCTTGCTTAGGAGCCAGTTGCTGTGTTTTCAAACAGTGCTATGTCATTTCCTACAGGTCctatggggttggggggaggaggtaaCAGATTTGGGGGTTGGATTTATCTGGCAGGGATCCCCCACTGCTGGCTCTGTGCATGGGGAACAGGGCACCAGTGTATTGGAGGCAGGAGGTGCCTGTACAAGGGGAGCAAGTTACAAGTATTGGGGAGGATGTGGGGGCAAGGTTCCTCCATGGCTAGCtctgggcacagggctgggggtggctgggcttGGAGGTGTCtgtggaggggagctgggggtacATGTAACTGGGGGCAGTGCTGGATGATGGGGTCCTCCACACGGGGCAGGGCCCACATGGCTGGCTGGGCGTGTCtgtggaagggagctggggtacaGGTAactgggggcagtgctggggtccCCCTCACAGGGCAGGGCCCCCAtggctggctgggcctgggggtgtCTGTGGAAGGGGGCTGGGGTTACAGGTAACTGGGGGGTGCTGAGGGCCCCCAtggctggctgggcctgggggagtctgtggaagggggctgggggtacaGGTAACGGGGGTGCTGGGGTCCCCCTCACAGGACAGGGTCCCcgtggctggctgggggtgggggggtatctgtggaagggggctgggggttcaggtaatggggggctggggtcccCCATCACTGGGCAGGGCCCCCAtggctggctgggcctgggggtaCAGGTAACGGGGGGGTGCTGAGGGCCCCCGTGGCTGGTGGGGGTGTCTGTggaagggggctggggtcccCGTCACTGGGCAGGGCCCCCGTGGCTGGCCAGGCCTGGGGGAGTCtgtggaagggggctgggggctcaggtaacggggggggctggggtcccCGTCACTGGGCAGGGCCCCCGTGGCTGGCCGGGCCTGGGGGTACAGGTAACGGGGGGGTGCTGAGGGCCCCCGTGGCTGGAGGGGGTGTCTGTggaagggggctggggtcccCGTCACTGGGCAGGGCCCCcgtggctggctgggggtgggggtacaggTAACAGGGGGGTGCTG
This window harbors:
- the TMEM106A gene encoding transmembrane protein 106A isoform X1; this translates as MAQWKNSLSTMGETFSQFWKVSDQKERGGKSILRRKSAGEDEVTNYGTINGGDSAASCMPCVGTVSRGYINCPTCQGTGRIPREQEKQLVALIPYGDQRLKPRRTKLYVSLAVTICLLMSSLIIFFLFPRSIAVQPAGLNASSIAFNSTVPSINLNMTNVLNVTNNNFYPVTVTQLDIEVLHLSVVIGKTTKKNLLNIGPLCSSQIYYSVSTIILDYNTYNICTWIKIKVHNVLLHIQGTLTCSYLCHSEQLAFERYQYVDCRGNATLPHPLYHRPP
- the TMEM106A gene encoding transmembrane protein 106A isoform X2 gives rise to the protein MEEPCPHILPNTCNLLPLYRHLLPPIHWCPVPHAQSQLSTMGETFSQFWKVSDQKERGGKSILRRKSAGEDEVTNYGTINGGDSAASCMPCVGTVSRGYINCPTCQGTGRIPREQEKQLVALIPYGDQRLKPRRTKLYVSLAVTICLLMSSLIIFFLFPRSIAVQPAGLNASSIAFNSTVPSINLNMTNVLNVTNNNFYPVTVTQLDIEVLHLSVVIGKTTKKNLLNIGPLCSSQIYYSVSTIILDYNTYNICTWIKIKVHNVLLHIQGTLTCSYLCHSEQLAFERYQYVDCRGNATLPHPLYHRPP